One Dromiciops gliroides isolate mDroGli1 chromosome 3, mDroGli1.pri, whole genome shotgun sequence DNA segment encodes these proteins:
- the RABAC1 gene encoding prenylated Rab acceptor protein 1 — protein sequence MAAGSDLFNPGTEEEGPGLSAKTLLPKLLPTGLAGREWLEQRRATIRPWGPFLDQRRFSRPRNLGELCQRLVRNVEHYQSNYVFVFLGLILYCVVTSPMLLVALAVFFGACYILYLRTLQSKLVLFGREVSPAHQYALAGGISFPFFWLAGAGSAVFWVLGATLVVIGSHAAFHQLEAAADGEELQMEPV from the exons ATGGCGGCGGGAAGTGACTTGTTTAACCCCGGGACGGAGGAGGAGGGTCCAGGGCTCAGTGCCAA GACGCTGCTGCCCAAGCTGCTGCCTACGGGCTTAGCCGGCCGGGAATGGCTGGAGCAGCGCCGGGCCACCATCCGGCCCTGGGGCCCCTTCCTGGATCAGCGGCGCTTCTCACGGCCTCGGAACCTGGGCGAGCTGTGCCAGCGCCTGGTGCGAAACGTGGAGCATTACCAAAGCAACTATGTCTTCGTCTTCCTGGGCCTCATCCTGTACTGCGT GGTCACGTCTCCCATGCTCTTGGTGGCCTTGGCCGTCTTCTTCGGAGCCTGTTACATCCTCTACCTGCGCACCCTGCAATCCAAGCTGGTCCTCTTTG GCCGAGAGGTGAGCCCAGCGCATCAGTATGCCTTGGCGGGGGGCATCTCCTTCCCGTTCTTCTGGCTGGCTGGAGCTGGCTCAGCTGTCTTCTGGGTCTTGG GAGCCACCTTGGTGGTCATCGGATCCCATGCAGCCTTCCACCAGCTGGAGGCAGCTGCCGATGGGGAGGAGCTGCAGATGGAGCCTGTGTGA